GGCTTCCTCGTCGGCTTCGCCGGCCGGTTCGTCCTCGTTCCCTTCGGCGTCGGAGCCGGTGTCCTCGTCGGCGGCGATCTCCTTCGCCGTCGGGTTGTCCTCGTCGGATCCCAGCTCCGAATCGGCCGCCCCCGCCTTCTCGGCCGAGGCCTGGTCCGTGGCCCCGCCCGAGCCCTCCTCGTCGGCGTCGACGTCGGGTTCGTCGTCCCCGTTGCTCATGGGAGAACCTGCGGCGCAGTCTACTAAGTGCGTTTCCCTTCGGGAGTCCCGCGACGATACAGCCGCGGCGCGAGCACGAGGTACGCGAGTGCGGCAGCGAGCAGGGTACGGGGAAACAGCCGGCCGAACGCGGTCGGGACGATGATCGACAGCGCCTGAATCCCCCCCATGACCAGGGCGTCCCGAACCCGGAGGTCGGGATACCGGACGGGGACGACCATCAACACGACGAAGACGAGAGTCACGCCGAGAAGCACCGCGGGCGAGCGCACTCCGGCGAGATAGGCGACCGCGAGCACCGTCGCCGCCAGTGTGGTCTGTGCGCCCTCGGTCGCCCCACGCCCGATGTCGTAGGCGGTGTACAGTCCGAGCCTGACGACCGCCGTCACGACGAACAGTCCGGTCACGGAGAGGGCGAGCACCAGACGAAGGGACGGTGCGGCGAGCGAGAGGTCCCACGCGGTGCGCGCGACCCCGAAGACGAACAGCGCGGGCGCGACGCCGAAGGAGGCGACGTCGGCGAGCGAATCGAGGAACTCCCCGACCGGCGTGCTCCCGACGTGCTGGGCGAGCGCGCCGTCGAGGCCGTCGGCGACCGCCGCGAGGAGGATCAGCCTCGCGGCGAGTCCCGGATCGACCGCCGCGGCGGCCGCCGCGAGGAATCCGAGACCGGCGTTCGTCGCCGTGACGGCGTCGGCGAGGCCGAGCCGTGCGACGAAGCGGGGCTGCATACCACCGGAGTCGCCGACCCGCGGTTTAGGGGTTTATCTTCGGCGCGCTCGTCCCGGATCGGGCCTCCTGCGGGCCGTATCGAGAGGCCTATACCCCGGGAAACCCGATATCGAGCATGGATCGACGCGCGTTTCTCGGAACGGCCGCGGGCGTCGTCGCCGTCGGCCTCGCGGGCTGTACCGGCCAGTCGAGCGAACAGGGCGACTACGACATCGGGATGAGTTCGAGCGCGTTTCTCCAACCCGAGAACTTCGAGCCACAGGTCGGCGAGTCGGTCGTCTGGCGCAACACCGGCTCGCGAACCCACACCGTGACCGCCTACGAATCGCAGATTCCGGACGAGGCGACGTTCTTCGCCTCCGGCGGGTTCGAGGGGACGGACGCGGCTCGTGACGCCTGGCTCCAGGGTGGTGGCGGCGGTATCGGGAGCGGCGAAACGTTCGAGGTGACGTTCGACGTCCCCGGCACGTACGACTACTTCTGCATCCCACACGAAAGGGGTGGGATGCGAAACGAGTTCACCGTCGTCGAATAGCGCGTCGAAAACGCCGATTCAGACCTCGACGTCGTCTTCCTCGACGTCGACTGCGGTCTCTTCCTCCTCGGCGACTTCCTCGGGATGGGCGTCGAGCGCGAGCTTGGCGACCTCCACCCGGCGAAGCGGGTAGATGGTGCGCGCCTCGCCGTAGATCGCACTCGACAGCCGGCCCTGGGTCACGCTGTCGACGAGTTCCTCGAAGGTCCGCTCTCGGGCCGCCTCCTCGACGAGTTCGGTCATCCGCCGACGGATCGCGCGTTCCTGGCTGTCGTCAGCCTTCTGGGTCGTGAACGCGACCGGCTGGATGCGAACCCGGTAGTCGTCACTCGTCAGGACTGTGAGGTACGCCTCGACCTTCGAGGCCCCGCGGCGCACGAGACTGTCGAGGTAGTCCCGGGTGAGCTCGTGTTTGACGAACTCGGTGTAGGCCGCGTCGCTGCCCATGTCCCTGATCCGAAACGTGAGCTTGACGTTGTTCGCGCCGGCGTCGTCGGTGAGGTCGCCGAGCGTGGTTTCGATGGTGCGATCGAGCACCTGGTCCGGTTCGTCCGCGGGGGTCTCGCCGAGCTCGGCCCGGTCGAACTCCTCGGGCGCGAACACGGTGTACCACCGTTTCTCCTGTTGCTGTCGTGAAACTGATCGTTCGCTCATGGGTTGGTGTCGTCGGTTGTCTGGGTGTCGTCCGCGTCGTTCGCGGTTCGCGGTTGGTCGGTCACTCGGTTCGCTGCTGTTCGATCCGCCTCGTGGTCGGTCCTTCGATCGGTCGTGCGCTGCTCGGCCGCCCCCGCGACGCGTTCGGCCACCGAGAGGTTGACAACGTAGTCGTCGACCGTGGTGCGGAGTCCGCCGGTCGTCTCGCGCGTGATCGTGGTCTCGATCGTCTCACCGTCGACCGTCGTTGCCATCTCGGCGGTGTTGTCGGGGACGAGCGCCGCGGCGACGACCTCGGCGTGGGTCGATGCGGTCCGGAGACGAGCGTGGCGGCTCACGCCATCGCCTCCCGGAACGCCGCGACGAACGCCTCGTCGTCGGTGAAGGTCGCACGGCCGCGGCGTTCGCTGCCGGTTCCGTCGCCGTCGGCGGCCGTCGCAGCCTCGTGCATTCGGGTGCCGAGGTTCCGGTCGTCGGTCGCGGCGGCGGCTGCCCCGGTTTCGCCGACGACCAGCACGACCGGCTCCGGCGACCGGAACTCACAGAGGAGTCGTGCAGTCGTCGCGAGCGGCGCGTCCGTGTCGGTGCGGGCGATCACGAGGTTGCGGTGTCGCGCGGTCGTCGCGGTCCGAACTGCGGCGTGCGCGCGCTTTGCGTGCGCTCGCCACGCCGACAGCGCTGCGTCGCGGACGTCGTGACCGATCGCCAGCGCGAGCCCGGTGCCTGGCCGCTCGTGGGCACACGCCCGGAGCACGTCCGCGTACCCGCCGACGGTCGCGAACTCGGCATCGGTGGCCGACCCGTCGTCGGACCGTTCGCCGATCGCGTACGGCCGGAGCGCGTGCTCGACCGTCTCGGCGGCGCGCGGTGTCGCGTTCTCCGCGCCGGCGGCCGCGAGCGCGACGATCGAGGCGATCTCGCGTCGTTCCTCGTCCGTGTCGGCGGTCTCGCGGCCGGCGAGTGTCTCGCGCACCGCGTCGGGATCGCCCGAAAACCCGGCGTGGACGAGCGTCGTGTGGGCGAGCCCGTCGGCGAAGTCCGCCATCGGGATCGCGACCCCCGGACGCTGTTCGATGAGTGTCTGGTCGCGCGCGGCCTCGAACGCGGCGCTCCCTTCGAGCGCGGCGTCGGAGACGGTGAGCGCGCCGGCGAGCGCGAGGATCGGGTCGGGATCGCTCCCGAGTTCGCGTGCGGTCTCGAACGCTGCCTCGCTCGCCGACCCGGGTGGGTCGAGCGTGACGTCGGCGGATTCCGTGCCGCCGATACGCACGGTCGTCGTGTCGTTGGTGTCTGCAGTATTGGTCGTTGCCGGTCGTCCGCCGTGGACGACGCTCGCCTGAAACGGGGTGCCCCGCTCGGTGAGCGC
The DNA window shown above is from Halococcus agarilyticus and carries:
- a CDS encoding protein sorting system archaetidylserine synthase (This PssA-like phosphatidyltransferase, along with a PssD-like decarboxylase, is required in Haloarchaea for the archaeosortase ArtA to replace the PGF-CTERM sorting signal with a C-terminal lipid anchor.) — protein: MQPRFVARLGLADAVTATNAGLGFLAAAAAAVDPGLAARLILLAAVADGLDGALAQHVGSTPVGEFLDSLADVASFGVAPALFVFGVARTAWDLSLAAPSLRLVLALSVTGLFVVTAVVRLGLYTAYDIGRGATEGAQTTLAATVLAVAYLAGVRSPAVLLGVTLVFVVLMVVPVRYPDLRVRDALVMGGIQALSIIVPTAFGRLFPRTLLAAALAYLVLAPRLYRRGTPEGKRT
- a CDS encoding plastocyanin/azurin family copper-binding protein — encoded protein: MDRRAFLGTAAGVVAVGLAGCTGQSSEQGDYDIGMSSSAFLQPENFEPQVGESVVWRNTGSRTHTVTAYESQIPDEATFFASGGFEGTDAARDAWLQGGGGGIGSGETFEVTFDVPGTYDYFCIPHERGGMRNEFTVVE
- a CDS encoding 30S ribosomal protein S3ae; the encoded protein is MSERSVSRQQQEKRWYTVFAPEEFDRAELGETPADEPDQVLDRTIETTLGDLTDDAGANNVKLTFRIRDMGSDAAYTEFVKHELTRDYLDSLVRRGASKVEAYLTVLTSDDYRVRIQPVAFTTQKADDSQERAIRRRMTELVEEAARERTFEELVDSVTQGRLSSAIYGEARTIYPLRRVEVAKLALDAHPEEVAEEEETAVDVEEDDVEV
- a CDS encoding KEOPS complex subunit Pcc1, whose product is MSRHARLRTASTHAEVVAAALVPDNTAEMATTVDGETIETTITRETTGGLRTTVDDYVVNLSVAERVAGAAEQRTTDRRTDHEADRTAANRVTDQPRTANDADDTQTTDDTNP